Proteins encoded by one window of Mustelus asterias chromosome 9, sMusAst1.hap1.1, whole genome shotgun sequence:
- the LOC144499183 gene encoding dispanin subfamily A member 2b-like yields the protein MEYKANQVPMIPDTYPYPYPGPGQGEQQVQSTVITVAPSVPPVQDHFLWSIFNFSYLNFCCLGFIALIYSVKSRDRKYLGDLEGARNYASSARTLNIVTTVLSILLIVILIAVLSESVFHVANTQQQHPKYYYS from the exons ATGGAGTACAAAGCCAACCAAGTGCCCATGATTCCTGACACTTATCCGTATCCATACCCGGGACCAGGACAAGGAGAGCAGCAGGTCCAATCCACCGTCATTACGGTGGCCCCGAGTGTACCCCCGGTCCAAGACCACTTCCTCTGGTCCATCTTCAACTTCAGCTATTTGAATTTCTGCTGCCTGGGATTCATAGCGCTGATTTACTCGGTCAAA TCCAGAGATCGGAAGTATCTGGGCGATCTAGAAGGAGCTCGGAACTATGCATCTTCAGCCCGAACACTCAACATTGTAACCACGGTGCTGAGCATCCTTCTTATTGTCATTCTCATTGCGGTACTATCCGAAAGCGTGTTTCATGTGGCGAACACCCAGCAGCAACACCCAAAGTATTATTACTCCTGA